Proteins encoded by one window of Longimicrobiaceae bacterium:
- a CDS encoding condensation domain-containing protein — protein QVRAVPGRGIGYGVLRYLGEEGEVEDAAAEVSFNYLGQLDQALAADSPFVAAPESPGPIHSELGVRAHLVGVESRVAGGRLQVAFEYSENVHERATIEGLARRYLEALRALIDHCASPGAVGYTPSDFPEAELDQEELDAFLASLL, from the coding sequence GCAGGTGCGCGCGGTGCCGGGGCGGGGGATCGGGTACGGGGTGCTGCGCTACCTGGGGGAAGAGGGGGAGGTGGAGGACGCGGCGGCCGAGGTGAGCTTCAACTACCTGGGCCAGCTGGACCAGGCCCTGGCGGCGGACTCCCCCTTCGTCGCCGCTCCCGAGTCCCCCGGGCCGATCCACTCGGAGCTGGGCGTCCGGGCGCACCTAGTCGGGGTGGAGTCGCGGGTGGCGGGCGGCCGGCTGCAGGTGGCCTTCGAGTACTCGGAGAACGTCCACGAGCGCGCCACCATCGAGGGCCTGGCGCGGCGCTACCTGGAGGCGCTGCGCGCCCTGATCGACCACTGCGCGAGCCCCGGCGCGGTCGGCTACACCCCCTCCGACTTCCCGGAGGCCGAACTCGACCAGGAGGAGCTGGACGCCTTCCTGGCGAGCCTCCTTTAA